The DNA sequence CTCTTTGTTTTCATATAGGCGGCGAATGGCGGCATAGAACGATTCGTTTGTCAAGTCTTCTTCCATCAGCACTTCCGCATAGCCCGCGTTTTTAAACGAGCGGGCGTTGAGAATTTGGTCGCCGCGGCTTGCCGCTTTCGAGAGCGGGATGAGCAGCATCGGCTTGCGCAAGGCGAGCAGTTCGAAAATGGCGTTTGCGCCCGCGCGAGAGACGACGATGTCGGCCAAAGCCAACAAGTGTGGCAGCTCTTCGTTGACGTATTCGAACTGTTTGTATCCTTTTTGGTCTGCGAGGCTTGGGTCGATGTTTCCTTTGCCGCAAATGTGGATGATGTCAAATTCGGCAAGCAGCGTTGATAAGTTGGCGCGCAAGGCGTCGTTGATTCTTTTCGAGCCTAAGCTGCCGCCCATCGCCAGCAGCACCGGTTTTTTGCCGTCGAACTGGCACATCCTCCGCCCTTGGGCAACGCTGCCGTGCTTCAGTTCCTCGCGGACGACGGCGCCGATGTAGACCGCTTTATCGGCGCTGACGTGTTGCTTCGTTTCCGGAAAGGTGAGGCAAATTTTCGTCGCAAAGGGCATGGCGATTTTGTTTGCAAGACCAGGCGTCAAGTCGGATTCATGAATCACCGACGGTACACCGTTCAGCCAGGCGCCAAGAATGACGGGAACGGAGACGAATCCGCCTTTGGAGAACACGACGTCCGGCCTTTCTTTTTGGATAAGGCGGTACGCCTGCCAAACGCCTTTTAGCACGTTGAACGGATCTTTAAAGTTTTTCCAGTCAAAATAGCGTCGCAGTTTTCCGGTCGAAACCGAATAGTACGGTACGCCGTCGATGCGGCCGATGATCTCCCGTTCAATTCCCTCGTGAGAGCCGATGTAGATGATGTCCCAGCCTTGTGCTTTTAGTTTCGGAATCAAGGCGACGTTGACCATCACATGGCCAGCCGTGCCGCCGCCGGTTAAGACGATTTTCTTTCGCAATGCAGATCACCTGTCTTTTTGCAAGATGAATAACGTACAATGCGGCCGTCCCGTTCCGGCCGTCCGGCGGAACGGATATGCCGATGAATTGCTCTTTGCGGCTAGAGTTTCATACCGATTATGTATTATAGCAGATGCAATGTCATTTATGGAGGAAACCGATCGGCTGGACGTTTCGTATAGAAAAAGGGAACGCTTGGGCGTCACATGAAAATTTCATTGTTTTCCTTTTGATTTTTCATCGAAATTATATATTATTATTAAATTTAGTAGTCTGTATTATATATTATTTATTATAAATTTAGTAGTCTGTTCGCACGTTGTGATTTTTTAAAGGAAAAAATATTGCGAGGTGAGGACGATGTTGGCATGGCTTTTCGGTTGTCTGATCGCTGGAATCATCGTTTACGGGGTTGTGCCGACGATCGTCATTCGCAAAAAGCGGGTACTGTTGTTTCGGGAAGGAACAGCGCCCGATTGCCTTGCTTTGACGTTTGATGACGGTCCTGACCCGTATTATACGCCAAAACTGTTGGATTTATTAAAGAAACACGGTGTCAAGGCGACGTTTTTCGTCGTCGGCCGCAAAGCGGAACGTTATCCGGACATTGTGCGGCGCATGGTGGAGGAAGGCCATGAAGTCGGCATTCACAACTATCGCCATATAAGCAACTGGCTTGTGCCGCCGTTTTGGCTCGATTGGGGGGTGCGCCGCGCCGCTGCGGCGATTGAGCGGGCGACGGGCCAACGACCGATTTATTACCGCCCTCCGTGGGGGCATTTTAACGCATGGGCACCGATCGTACAAAAACGGTATACGACCGTGTTATGGACGCATATTGTTGGCGACTGGAACGCCAAACTGGGGGAAATGGAGTTGTTCCGCCGGTTAAAAGGAGCGTTGCGCGGCGGAGCTGTGATTGTTCTTCATGACAACGGCGATGCGTTGGGGGCCGACCG is a window from the Geobacillus stearothermophilus ATCC 12980 genome containing:
- a CDS encoding undecaprenyldiphospho-muramoylpentapeptide beta-N-acetylglucosaminyltransferase; amino-acid sequence: MRKKIVLTGGGTAGHVMVNVALIPKLKAQGWDIIYIGSHEGIEREIIGRIDGVPYYSVSTGKLRRYFDWKNFKDPFNVLKGVWQAYRLIQKERPDVVFSKGGFVSVPVILGAWLNGVPSVIHESDLTPGLANKIAMPFATKICLTFPETKQHVSADKAVYIGAVVREELKHGSVAQGRRMCQFDGKKPVLLAMGGSLGSKRINDALRANLSTLLAEFDIIHICGKGNIDPSLADQKGYKQFEYVNEELPHLLALADIVVSRAGANAIFELLALRKPMLLIPLSKAASRGDQILNARSFKNAGYAEVLMEEDLTNESFYAAIRRLYENKERYRKNMEKAGGSDPLQTLLSIIQDTARR
- a CDS encoding polysaccharide deacetylase family protein; the encoded protein is MLAWLFGCLIAGIIVYGVVPTIVIRKKRVLLFREGTAPDCLALTFDDGPDPYYTPKLLDLLKKHGVKATFFVVGRKAERYPDIVRRMVEEGHEVGIHNYRHISNWLVPPFWLDWGVRRAAAAIERATGQRPIYYRPPWGHFNAWAPIVQKRYTTVLWTHIVGDWNAKLGEMELFRRLKGALRGGAVIVLHDNGDALGADRHAPEQMLSALELLLKDEAARKMRWVTITEMRNAQTNKRISSM